The following are from one region of the Epinephelus fuscoguttatus linkage group LG11, E.fuscoguttatus.final_Chr_v1 genome:
- the gpatch2 gene encoding G patch domain-containing protein 2 isoform X1, whose product MFRAGNLKTIGKAGTGWHFRRTMDELVHDLVSALEESSEQAARGGFGDGGDHALAVGCLLKRQARKRRGRKRRSDNPHPPWETGHLSEGSESSVEEHKDYRASTGGVSAANSHARDNSDSDEQLGPKRRSLLTADAGRSKRPLWPDDLGVLGTAEGTRSLRRRRKVKRMAVDPPAEPEPPSSTMLGPPPVPKARLGGRPHRLGASDVRGAMELCGGGLIGTGGGKNRVKKRKLAPHRLGMEAADEGVVVESEDPICSPTEGSKDKMELEEQKGSDEDMSDRCETSSVSNSSDGGLYTNDEGRQADDEQSDWFYEGEPGSGSGPGGACGIAGVVPWWERETGSEELDLADPVFNSILTGSFPLMSPGAQRGFQARLSRLHGNQQASQAGLQGSSSQGFGDRLGRQTQDSHEPWFSSGSRREHGQLHWDPRSDRGHRRSCSVKTASRQTSGHLGSLCTGDVKRRRKAAPLGSTAPSGVVGENAPPIPDTNMGSRMLQTMGWSPGMGLGPEGRGITEPIRATQRPKGTGLGFN is encoded by the exons ATGTTCCGTGCAGGTAATCTAAAAACCATCGGCAAAGCGGGAACCGGCTG GCACTTTCGCCGGACGATGGACGAGCTGGTCCATGACCTGGTGTCAGCACTGGAGGAGAGCTCTGAGCAAGCTGCCCGTGGTGGTTTTGGTGATGGAGGGGACCATGCCCTGGCCGTGGGATGTCTGCTGAAGAGGCAGGCTCGGAAGCGGAGGGGCAGGAAACGGCGCTCTGACAACCCACACCCGCCTTGGGAGACCGGTCACCTCAGTGAGGGCTCAGAGTCCAGTGTGGAGGAACACAAG GACTATCGTGCCAGCACAGGGGGAGTCTCTGCTGCCAACAGCCATGCCCGCGACAACAGTGACTCGGATGAACAACTTGGCCCCAAACGGCGCAGCCTTCTAACAGCTGATGCTGGACGTAGCAAGAGGCCGCTTTGGCCGGACGACTTGGGTGTCCTGGGGACTGCAGAGGGAACCCGCAGCCTTAGACGGAGACGTAAGGTCAAACGTATGGCTGTAGACCCACCTGCAGAGCCAGAGCCCCCCTCCTCCACCATGCTAGGGCCCCCACCTGTCCCCAAAGCCCGGCTTGGCGGCAGGCCGCACAGACTGGGTGCAAGTGATGTCAGGGGGGCCATGGAGCTGTGTGGAGGTGGACTGATAGGAACAGGAGGAGGGAAGAACAGGGTGAAGAAGAGGAAGCTGGCTCCCCACAGGCTGGGAATGGAGGCTGCAGATGAAGGTGTGGTGGTGGAGAGTGAGGACCCCATCTGTTCTCCAACGGAAGGGTCCAAGGACAAGATGGAGTTGGAGGAGCAGAAGGGCTCGGATGAGGACATGAGTGACAGGTG TGAGACCAGCAGCGTCAGTAACAGCAGTGACGGAGGCCTCTACACCAATGATGAGGGGCGGCAAG CTGACGACGAGCAGAGCGACTGGTTCTATGAAGGGGAGCCAGGCTCCGGTTCAGGGCCTGGAGGTGCGTGTGGGATAGCAGGAGTGGTTCCTTGGTGGGAGAGAGAGACGGGGTCAGAGGAGCTGGATCTTGCTGACCCTGTTTTCAACAGCATCCTCACTGGATCCTTCCCACTCATGAGCCCTGGGGCACAGAGAG GGTTCCAGGCCCGGCTGAGTCGTCTCCATGGAAACCAGCAGGCATCTCAGGCGGGGCTGCAGGGCAGCTCCAGCCAAGGCTTCGGTGACAGACTGGGCAGACAAACCCAGGACTCCCACGA GCCTTGGTTTAGCTCAGGCTCAAGGAGAGAACATGGACAG TTGCATTGGGACCCGCGGTCAGACAGAGGGCATCGGAGAAGCTGTTCAGTGAAAACAGCCAGCAG ACAGACCAGCGGGCACCTCGGCTCTCTATGTACAGGGGATGTCAAGCGGAGGCGAAAGGCAGCCCCCCTCGGTTCCACCGCCCCCTCAG GAGTGGTCGGTGAGAATGCGCCTCCCATCCCTGACACGAACATGGGGAGCCGCATGTTACAGACCATGGGCTGGAGCCCAGGGATGGGCCTGGGTCCAGAGGGCAGGGGCATCACTGAGCCCATCCGGGCCACGCAGAGACCTAAAGGCACAGGTCTAGGTTTCAACTGA
- the gpatch2 gene encoding G patch domain-containing protein 2 isoform X2 has protein sequence MFRAGNLKTIGKAGTGWHFRRTMDELVHDLVSALEESSEQAARGGFGDGGDHALAVGCLLKRQARKRRGRKRRSDNPHPPWETGHLSEGSESSVEEHKDYRASTGGVSAANSHARDNSDSDEQLGPKRRSLLTADAGRSKRPLWPDDLGVLGTAEGTRSLRRRRKVKRMAVDPPAEPEPPSSTMLGPPPVPKARLGGRPHRLGASDVRGAMELCGGGLIGTGGGKNRVKKRKLAPHRLGMEAADEGVVVESEDPICSPTEGSKDKMELEEQKGSDEDMSDSETSSVSNSSDGGLYTNDEGRQADDEQSDWFYEGEPGSGSGPGGACGIAGVVPWWERETGSEELDLADPVFNSILTGSFPLMSPGAQRGFQARLSRLHGNQQASQAGLQGSSSQGFGDRLGRQTQDSHEPWFSSGSRREHGQLHWDPRSDRGHRRSCSVKTASRQTSGHLGSLCTGDVKRRRKAAPLGSTAPSGVVGENAPPIPDTNMGSRMLQTMGWSPGMGLGPEGRGITEPIRATQRPKGTGLGFN, from the exons ATGTTCCGTGCAGGTAATCTAAAAACCATCGGCAAAGCGGGAACCGGCTG GCACTTTCGCCGGACGATGGACGAGCTGGTCCATGACCTGGTGTCAGCACTGGAGGAGAGCTCTGAGCAAGCTGCCCGTGGTGGTTTTGGTGATGGAGGGGACCATGCCCTGGCCGTGGGATGTCTGCTGAAGAGGCAGGCTCGGAAGCGGAGGGGCAGGAAACGGCGCTCTGACAACCCACACCCGCCTTGGGAGACCGGTCACCTCAGTGAGGGCTCAGAGTCCAGTGTGGAGGAACACAAG GACTATCGTGCCAGCACAGGGGGAGTCTCTGCTGCCAACAGCCATGCCCGCGACAACAGTGACTCGGATGAACAACTTGGCCCCAAACGGCGCAGCCTTCTAACAGCTGATGCTGGACGTAGCAAGAGGCCGCTTTGGCCGGACGACTTGGGTGTCCTGGGGACTGCAGAGGGAACCCGCAGCCTTAGACGGAGACGTAAGGTCAAACGTATGGCTGTAGACCCACCTGCAGAGCCAGAGCCCCCCTCCTCCACCATGCTAGGGCCCCCACCTGTCCCCAAAGCCCGGCTTGGCGGCAGGCCGCACAGACTGGGTGCAAGTGATGTCAGGGGGGCCATGGAGCTGTGTGGAGGTGGACTGATAGGAACAGGAGGAGGGAAGAACAGGGTGAAGAAGAGGAAGCTGGCTCCCCACAGGCTGGGAATGGAGGCTGCAGATGAAGGTGTGGTGGTGGAGAGTGAGGACCCCATCTGTTCTCCAACGGAAGGGTCCAAGGACAAGATGGAGTTGGAGGAGCAGAAGGGCTCGGATGAGGACATGAGTGACAG TGAGACCAGCAGCGTCAGTAACAGCAGTGACGGAGGCCTCTACACCAATGATGAGGGGCGGCAAG CTGACGACGAGCAGAGCGACTGGTTCTATGAAGGGGAGCCAGGCTCCGGTTCAGGGCCTGGAGGTGCGTGTGGGATAGCAGGAGTGGTTCCTTGGTGGGAGAGAGAGACGGGGTCAGAGGAGCTGGATCTTGCTGACCCTGTTTTCAACAGCATCCTCACTGGATCCTTCCCACTCATGAGCCCTGGGGCACAGAGAG GGTTCCAGGCCCGGCTGAGTCGTCTCCATGGAAACCAGCAGGCATCTCAGGCGGGGCTGCAGGGCAGCTCCAGCCAAGGCTTCGGTGACAGACTGGGCAGACAAACCCAGGACTCCCACGA GCCTTGGTTTAGCTCAGGCTCAAGGAGAGAACATGGACAG TTGCATTGGGACCCGCGGTCAGACAGAGGGCATCGGAGAAGCTGTTCAGTGAAAACAGCCAGCAG ACAGACCAGCGGGCACCTCGGCTCTCTATGTACAGGGGATGTCAAGCGGAGGCGAAAGGCAGCCCCCCTCGGTTCCACCGCCCCCTCAG GAGTGGTCGGTGAGAATGCGCCTCCCATCCCTGACACGAACATGGGGAGCCGCATGTTACAGACCATGGGCTGGAGCCCAGGGATGGGCCTGGGTCCAGAGGGCAGGGGCATCACTGAGCCCATCCGGGCCACGCAGAGACCTAAAGGCACAGGTCTAGGTTTCAACTGA